In Mycolicibacterium mucogenicum DSM 44124, the following are encoded in one genomic region:
- the rpsD gene encoding 30S ribosomal protein S4 has product MARYTGPATRKSRRLGVDLVGDDQSFEKRPYPPGQHGRARIKESEYRTQLQEKQKARFTYGVMEKQFRKYYEEANRKAGKTGENLLQILESRLDNVVYRAGLARTRRMARQLVSHGHFTVNGVKVNIPSYRVSQYDIIDIKPKSLNTLPFQIAREVAGDRPVPSWLQVVGERQRILVHQLPERAQIVVPLTEQLIVEFYSK; this is encoded by the coding sequence ATGGCTCGTTATACCGGACCCGCCACCCGCAAGTCGCGCCGCCTCGGCGTCGACCTCGTCGGTGACGATCAGTCGTTCGAAAAGCGCCCCTACCCGCCCGGCCAGCACGGCCGCGCGCGGATCAAGGAGAGCGAATACCGCACCCAGCTGCAGGAGAAGCAGAAGGCTCGCTTCACCTACGGCGTCATGGAGAAGCAGTTCCGCAAGTACTACGAGGAAGCCAACCGCAAGGCTGGCAAGACCGGTGAGAACCTGCTGCAGATCCTCGAAAGCCGTCTGGACAACGTCGTGTACCGCGCCGGCCTGGCCCGTACCCGCCGCATGGCCCGTCAGCTGGTCAGCCACGGTCACTTCACCGTCAACGGTGTCAAGGTGAACATCCCGAGCTACCGGGTGTCGCAGTACGACATCATCGACATCAAGCCGAAGTCGCTGAACACCCTGCCGTTCCAGATCGCTCGCGAGGTCGCCGGTGACCGTCCGGTCCCGTCGTGGCTGCAGGTCGTCGGCGAGCGTCAGCGCATCCTCGTGCACCAGCTGCCCGAGCGCGCCCAGATCGTCGTGCCGCTCACCGAGCAGCTGATCGTCGAGTTCTACTCGAAGTAA
- a CDS encoding ATP-binding protein, whose protein sequence is MGETCARSELKTLFLFEALTDEQLDTLCANGHIATFEPGPVCTEGEPATCFYVMLDGELVMSMKSGGIDIETNRTSMRGVYCGAWSAYIPDEQPVYEASVRVTKPSRFFVLDANAYADFMRKEFPMAVHLLEGHKVGGRRGRQIVGQREKLLALGQLSAGLTHQLNNPAAATARAVADLHDRIGKMRHKLAMLADGQVSPQSLRVLVGIQEGIAEQVAKARTQELSAIEASDREDAIGEWLEDHDIASAWDYAPTFVDAGLDVAWLEGISSSLGCADASATLQGALGWLKYTIDTELLMCEISEASKRISTLLAGAKQYSQMDRAPYQNANVHELLRSTLMMFGDRIGKDGTTCVKVVKEYDPALPELQCYPADLNQVWTNIIDNALQAMKGCGVLTIRTKRVSDDTVRIEINDNGPGIPPDVIERIFTPFFTTKPFGEGTGLGLDLAWRIICEKHHGNIYVESKPGDTTFIVTLPVHAPAPEEFPAVAAG, encoded by the coding sequence ATGGGCGAAACGTGCGCGCGAAGTGAACTGAAAACGCTGTTCCTTTTCGAGGCGTTGACCGACGAGCAGCTGGACACGCTGTGCGCCAACGGTCACATCGCGACGTTCGAGCCCGGCCCCGTCTGCACCGAAGGCGAACCGGCCACCTGCTTCTACGTCATGCTCGACGGCGAGCTGGTGATGTCGATGAAGTCGGGCGGCATCGACATCGAGACCAACCGCACCTCGATGCGCGGCGTGTACTGCGGCGCCTGGTCCGCGTACATCCCCGACGAGCAGCCGGTCTACGAGGCGTCGGTGCGGGTGACCAAGCCGTCGCGGTTCTTCGTCCTGGACGCCAACGCCTACGCCGACTTCATGCGCAAGGAATTCCCGATGGCGGTGCACCTGCTGGAGGGCCACAAGGTCGGCGGCCGCCGCGGGCGGCAGATCGTCGGCCAGCGCGAAAAGCTCCTCGCCCTGGGCCAGCTCTCGGCCGGCCTGACCCATCAGCTGAACAACCCGGCCGCCGCGACCGCGCGCGCCGTCGCCGACCTGCACGACCGCATCGGCAAGATGCGGCACAAGCTGGCCATGCTGGCCGACGGTCAGGTCAGCCCGCAGTCGCTGCGAGTACTGGTCGGCATTCAGGAAGGCATCGCCGAGCAGGTGGCCAAGGCCAGGACGCAGGAGCTGTCGGCCATCGAGGCCTCCGATCGCGAAGACGCAATCGGCGAATGGCTCGAGGACCACGACATCGCATCCGCCTGGGACTACGCCCCCACCTTCGTCGACGCCGGCCTGGATGTTGCTTGGCTGGAAGGCATTTCGTCGTCGCTCGGATGCGCCGATGCGTCCGCGACGCTGCAGGGCGCGCTGGGCTGGCTGAAGTACACCATCGACACCGAGTTGCTGATGTGTGAGATTTCCGAAGCGAGCAAACGGATTTCGACGCTGCTGGCCGGCGCCAAGCAGTACTCCCAGATGGACCGTGCCCCGTACCAGAACGCCAACGTACATGAGCTGTTGCGCAGCACCCTGATGATGTTCGGTGACCGCATCGGCAAGGACGGCACCACGTGCGTCAAGGTGGTCAAGGAATACGACCCGGCACTGCCCGAATTGCAGTGCTACCCAGCCGATCTGAACCAGGTGTGGACGAACATCATCGACAACGCCCTGCAGGCCATGAAGGGCTGCGGCGTGCTGACGATCCGCACCAAGCGCGTCAGCGACGACACCGTCCGGATCGAGATCAACGACAACGGCCCGGGCATTCCGCCCGACGTCATCGAGCGCATCTTCACCCCGTTTTTCACGACCAAACCCTTCGGCGAGGGCACCGGACTGGGGCTCGACCTGGCGTGGCGCATCATCTGCGAGAAGCACCACGGCAACATCTACGTCGAATCCAAACCGGGCGACACCACGTTCATCGTCACGTTGCCCGTGCACGCGCCGGCGCCGGAAGAGTTCCCGGCCGTGGCAGCGGGATAG
- a CDS encoding DNA-directed RNA polymerase subunit alpha, which yields MLISQRPTLSEDVLAENRSRFTIEPLEPGFGYTLGNSLRRTLLSSIPGAAVTSIRIDGVLHEFTTVPGVKEDVTDIILNLKGLVVSSEEDEPVTMYLRKQGPGAVTAGDIVPPAGVTVHNPDMHIATLNDKGKLEVELVVERGRGYVPAVQNKASGAEIGRIPVDSIYSPVLKVTYKVEATRVEQRTDFDKLILDVETKNSIAPRDALASAGKTLVELFGLARELNVEAEGIEIGPSPAEADHIASFALPIDDLELTVRSYNCLKREGVHTVGELVSRTESDLLDIRNFGQKSIDEVKIKLHQLGLSLKDSPATFDPSQVAGYDVATGTWNSDASYDLDADQDYAETEQL from the coding sequence ATGCTGATCTCTCAGCGACCCACCCTGTCCGAGGACGTGCTGGCCGAGAACCGGTCGCGGTTCACCATCGAGCCGCTGGAGCCGGGCTTCGGTTACACCCTCGGCAACTCGCTGCGGCGCACGCTGCTGTCGTCCATCCCGGGCGCAGCGGTCACCAGCATCCGCATCGACGGTGTCCTGCACGAGTTCACCACCGTCCCCGGGGTCAAGGAAGACGTCACCGACATCATCCTGAACCTCAAGGGCCTGGTCGTCTCCTCGGAAGAGGACGAGCCGGTCACCATGTACCTGCGTAAGCAGGGCCCGGGTGCCGTCACCGCCGGTGACATCGTGCCCCCGGCCGGTGTGACGGTCCACAACCCGGACATGCACATCGCCACCCTGAACGACAAGGGCAAGCTGGAGGTCGAGCTCGTCGTCGAGCGCGGCCGCGGTTACGTCCCGGCCGTGCAGAACAAGGCTTCGGGTGCCGAGATCGGCCGTATTCCGGTCGACTCGATCTACTCGCCGGTGCTGAAGGTCACCTACAAGGTGGAGGCCACCCGCGTCGAGCAGCGCACCGACTTCGACAAGCTGATCCTGGATGTCGAGACCAAGAACTCGATCGCCCCGCGCGACGCCCTGGCTTCGGCCGGCAAGACGCTGGTCGAGCTGTTCGGTCTGGCCCGTGAGCTCAACGTCGAGGCCGAAGGCATCGAGATCGGCCCGTCGCCGGCCGAGGCAGACCACATCGCCTCGTTCGCGCTGCCGATCGACGACCTGGAGCTGACCGTGCGGTCGTACAACTGCCTCAAGCGCGAGGGTGTGCACACCGTCGGCGAGCTGGTCTCGCGTACCGAGTCGGACCTGCTGGACATCCGTAACTTCGGCCAGAAGTCCATCGACGAGGTCAAGATCAAGCTGCACCAGCTGGGTCTGTCGCTCAAGGACAGCCCCGCCACGTTCGACCCGTCGCAGGTCGCCGGCTACGACGTGGCCACCGGCACCTGGAACAGCGATGCCAGCTACGACCTGGACGCCGACCAGGACTACGCCGAAACCGAACAGCTGTAA
- the truA gene encoding tRNA pseudouridine(38-40) synthase TruA yields the protein MRPSPNHAVNDVPAIESDGGHVRLRLDISYDGTEFAGWAPQAGQRTVAGVIEETLSTVFREPVRLVTAGRTDTGVHATGQVAHVDVPSAALSFAYPRSPRPGDPEFLPLVRRLARFLPADVRVRQIVRAAPGFDARFSALRRHYEYRLSLAPYGVEPQQARFITPWPRPLDLDAMTAASQELLGLQDFAAFCRFREGATTIRDLQRLDWQRSGDLVTAHVTADAFCWNMVRSLVGALLAVGEGRREPGWIAGLLAADSRSSEYAAAPARGLTLVSVDYPPDDQLASRIAVTRDLRTLD from the coding sequence ATGAGGCCAAGTCCTAATCACGCTGTGAACGACGTGCCCGCCATCGAATCCGATGGCGGGCACGTTCGTTTACGGCTGGATATCTCGTACGACGGCACCGAATTCGCCGGTTGGGCACCGCAGGCCGGGCAGCGCACGGTCGCGGGTGTCATCGAAGAGACGTTGTCGACGGTGTTCCGTGAGCCGGTGCGCCTGGTCACCGCGGGGCGGACGGATACCGGCGTGCATGCCACCGGGCAGGTCGCACACGTCGACGTGCCTTCTGCCGCACTGAGTTTCGCCTATCCGCGCTCGCCGCGGCCGGGGGACCCCGAGTTCCTGCCGCTGGTGCGCCGGCTCGCGCGGTTCCTGCCCGCCGATGTGCGGGTGCGCCAGATCGTCCGGGCCGCACCGGGTTTCGACGCCCGGTTCTCGGCGCTGCGGCGGCACTACGAATACCGGTTGTCGTTGGCGCCGTATGGCGTTGAGCCGCAACAGGCCCGGTTCATCACACCGTGGCCGCGGCCGCTGGATCTGGACGCCATGACGGCCGCCTCGCAGGAGTTGTTGGGGCTGCAGGATTTTGCCGCGTTCTGCCGCTTTCGTGAGGGCGCGACGACCATCCGGGATCTGCAGCGGCTGGACTGGCAGCGCTCGGGTGATCTGGTCACCGCCCACGTGACGGCTGACGCCTTCTGCTGGAACATGGTGCGGTCGCTGGTCGGCGCGTTGCTCGCCGTGGGGGAGGGCCGTCGCGAACCTGGTTGGATCGCAGGCCTTTTGGCGGCCGACAGCCGGTCCAGCGAGTACGCCGCCGCCCCGGCGCGGGGCCTGACGCTGGTGTCGGTGGACTACCCGCCCGACGATCAGCTGGCGTCCCGGATCGCCGTCACCCGGGATCTGCGTACCCTCGATTAG
- a CDS encoding LLM class F420-dependent oxidoreductase encodes MSKLDLGRVGVWTFGAPTPEQAAEIEKLGYGAIWPGGSPAGDLAFVEPILAATEKLQLATGIVNVWTAPAAQVAESYHRIEAAYPGRFVLGVGIGHPEHTKEYRKPYDVLVEYLDELDAAGVPVARRVVAALGPKVLRLAADRSAGAHPYLTTPEHTAEARKVIGPDAFLAPEHKVVLTDGSAEATAEARAIGRQTVDFYLNLTNYLNNWRRLGFSEDDIAKPGSDALIDAVVAHGTPDAVAARLTEHLDAGADHVTVQVLGGWDKLVPTLTALAGPLGLRG; translated from the coding sequence ATGAGCAAGCTGGACCTGGGCCGCGTCGGAGTGTGGACGTTCGGCGCCCCGACCCCCGAGCAGGCCGCCGAGATCGAGAAGCTGGGATACGGCGCGATATGGCCGGGCGGCTCCCCCGCCGGCGACCTGGCTTTCGTCGAACCGATCCTGGCCGCGACGGAGAAGCTGCAGCTGGCCACCGGCATCGTCAACGTGTGGACGGCTCCCGCGGCGCAGGTCGCCGAGTCGTATCACCGGATCGAGGCCGCGTACCCGGGACGGTTCGTGCTGGGCGTCGGCATCGGCCATCCCGAGCACACCAAGGAGTACCGCAAGCCGTACGACGTCCTCGTCGAGTACCTGGACGAGCTGGACGCCGCGGGAGTTCCGGTGGCGCGCCGCGTGGTGGCGGCCCTCGGCCCGAAGGTGTTGCGGCTGGCGGCTGATCGCAGTGCCGGCGCGCACCCGTACCTCACCACCCCCGAGCACACGGCCGAGGCGCGCAAGGTCATCGGGCCGGACGCGTTCCTGGCGCCCGAGCACAAGGTGGTGCTGACCGACGGTTCGGCCGAGGCCACCGCGGAGGCACGGGCCATCGGTCGACAGACCGTCGACTTCTATCTGAATCTCACCAATTACCTGAACAATTGGCGCCGACTCGGCTTCTCCGAGGACGACATCGCCAAGCCGGGCAGCGATGCGTTGATCGACGCGGTCGTCGCCCACGGCACGCCCGACGCCGTCGCCGCACGGCTCACCGAGCACCTCGACGCCGGCGCCGATCACGTGACGGTGCAGGTGCTCGGCGGCTGGGACAAGCTGGTGCCGACGCTCACGGCGCTGGCTGGTCCGCTGGGCTTGCGCGGATAG
- the rplQ gene encoding 50S ribosomal protein L17, with protein sequence MPKPTKGARLGGSSSHQKAILANLATSLFEHGRIKTTDAKARALRPYAEKLITHAKKGALHNRREVMKKIRDKDVVHTLFAEIAPHFADREGGYTRIIKVENRKGDNAPMAVIELVREKTVVSEADRARRAAAAQAKAAEAEAPAEEAAVEAPVAEVEAADEGIADAQTAEAEAEATEDEAKS encoded by the coding sequence ATGCCCAAACCCACTAAGGGTGCTCGCCTCGGCGGGTCGTCGTCGCACCAGAAGGCGATCCTGGCCAACCTGGCCACCTCGCTGTTCGAGCACGGCCGCATCAAGACCACTGATGCCAAGGCCCGGGCGTTGCGTCCGTACGCCGAGAAGCTCATCACCCACGCCAAGAAGGGCGCGCTGCACAACCGGCGCGAGGTGATGAAGAAGATCCGCGACAAGGACGTGGTGCACACCCTGTTCGCCGAGATCGCACCGCATTTCGCGGACCGCGAGGGCGGCTACACCCGCATCATCAAGGTCGAGAACCGCAAGGGCGACAACGCCCCCATGGCTGTGATCGAGCTGGTCCGGGAGAAGACCGTCGTCTCCGAGGCCGACCGCGCCCGTCGCGCGGCCGCCGCTCAGGCGAAGGCTGCCGAAGCCGAGGCTCCCGCTGAGGAAGCCGCTGTCGAGGCTCCGGTTGCCGAGGTCGAGGCTGCTGACGAGGGCATCGCCGACGCTCAGACCGCTGAGGCCGAGGCTGAGGCGACCGAGGATGAGGCCAAGTCCTAA
- a CDS encoding LLM class F420-dependent oxidoreductase, which yields MTKPDLGRYGVFGRGATPQQAAEIEALGYGAIWVGGSPPAELDWVEPLLGATERLKVATGIVNIWTAAAGPVAESFHRINTAYPGRFLLGIGVGHREVITEYKKPLDALNEYLDKLDEYGVPKEHRAVAALGPKVLQLSADRSAGAHPYLTTPEHTAQARELIGPDAFLAPEHKAILTTDADKARAVGRQALELYLNLNNYLNSWKRLGFTDSDIAKPGSDRLVDAVVAYGTVDAIAARLKQHLDAGADHVPVQVLTSPDNLVPALTELAGPLGLR from the coding sequence GTGACCAAACCAGACCTTGGGCGCTACGGCGTATTCGGGCGCGGCGCAACGCCGCAACAGGCAGCAGAAATCGAAGCGCTGGGCTACGGCGCGATCTGGGTCGGGGGATCCCCGCCCGCGGAACTGGACTGGGTCGAGCCACTGCTCGGCGCGACGGAGCGGCTGAAGGTCGCGACCGGCATCGTCAACATCTGGACGGCGGCCGCCGGACCGGTGGCCGAGTCGTTCCACCGCATCAACACCGCCTATCCGGGCCGGTTCCTCCTCGGCATCGGCGTCGGGCACCGCGAAGTCATCACCGAGTACAAGAAGCCGCTCGACGCGCTGAACGAGTATCTCGACAAGCTCGACGAGTACGGCGTGCCGAAGGAACACCGGGCGGTGGCCGCGCTCGGCCCGAAAGTATTGCAATTGTCCGCTGATCGCAGCGCCGGCGCCCACCCCTACCTGACCACCCCGGAGCACACCGCCCAAGCGCGTGAGCTGATCGGGCCGGACGCGTTCCTGGCGCCCGAGCACAAGGCGATCCTGACGACCGACGCGGACAAGGCGCGGGCCGTCGGCCGCCAGGCCCTGGAGCTTTACCTCAATCTGAACAATTACCTCAACAGCTGGAAGCGGTTGGGGTTCACTGACTCTGACATCGCCAAGCCCGGCAGCGACCGGCTGGTCGACGCGGTGGTCGCCTACGGCACCGTCGACGCGATCGCCGCCCGGCTGAAGCAGCACCTCGACGCCGGCGCCGACCACGTACCGGTTCAGGTGCTGACGTCGCCGGACAACTTGGTGCCCGCACTGACCGAACTCGCCGGCCCACTGGGCCTGCGGTAA
- the infA gene encoding translation initiation factor IF-1 yields the protein MAKKDGAIEVEGRVIEPLPNAMFRIELENGHKVLAHISGKMRQHYIRILPEDRVVVELSPYDLSRGRIVYRYK from the coding sequence ATGGCCAAGAAAGACGGCGCCATCGAGGTCGAGGGTCGCGTGATCGAGCCCCTGCCCAATGCGATGTTCCGCATTGAGCTGGAGAACGGTCACAAGGTGCTCGCCCATATCAGCGGCAAGATGCGGCAGCACTACATCCGCATCCTGCCGGAGGACCGTGTCGTAGTGGAGCTCTCTCCGTACGACCTGTCCCGTGGCCGCATCGTGTACCGCTACAAGTAA
- a CDS encoding FAD-dependent oxidoreductase encodes MTGPASPARNPVILTVDDDPAVSRAVARDLRKHYGERYRIVRAESGQDALVAINELQLRGDTVAMFIADYQMPEMNGIDFLELAMDVFPLARRVLLTAYADTHAAINAINLVDLDHYLLKPWDPPEEKLYPIIDGLLEAWHEVGDRAVPHTKVIGHRWNPRSWEVRQFLARNQHYYRAYASDEPKGKQLLTAAGLDGLELPVVISEQGETLVQPTDAQLAAMLGLATTPSLEMYDLAVIGGGPAGLAAAVYGASEGLRTVLIERTTTGGQAGRSSRIENYLGFETGISGAELTTSARRQAERFAAEVITTREVVELDVSSLASKTLTFDDGRSITARSVILATGVDYRHLQVAGCWEDPDSVGNSYVGNGVFYGASVSQASECAGEDVYIVGGANSAGQAAMFMSQQAKSVTLLVRGKSLEASMSYYLIQQIENTPNISVRTCTEVVDTCGEDGHLTGLWLVNNATGEREHVESTRLCCFIGATPRTQWLENAGIARDDHGFILTGPDLKDVCGWNLDRPPHHLETSVPGVFVAGDVRAESAKRVAAAVGEGSMAVMLVHRYLAET; translated from the coding sequence ATGACTGGACCCGCTTCCCCGGCTCGCAATCCGGTGATTCTCACCGTGGACGACGATCCCGCAGTGTCCCGGGCCGTCGCCCGCGACCTGCGCAAACACTATGGCGAGCGTTACCGGATCGTACGCGCCGAATCCGGACAGGACGCGCTGGTAGCGATCAACGAGCTGCAGCTACGGGGCGACACCGTGGCGATGTTCATCGCCGACTACCAGATGCCGGAGATGAACGGCATCGACTTCCTGGAACTGGCCATGGACGTGTTTCCGCTGGCCCGCCGCGTGCTGCTGACCGCGTACGCGGACACCCACGCCGCGATCAACGCCATCAACCTGGTCGACCTGGACCACTATCTGCTCAAGCCCTGGGACCCGCCCGAGGAGAAGCTGTACCCGATCATCGACGGCCTGCTGGAGGCCTGGCACGAGGTCGGCGACCGCGCCGTCCCGCACACCAAGGTGATCGGCCACCGGTGGAATCCCCGCTCGTGGGAGGTCCGCCAGTTCCTGGCCCGCAACCAGCACTACTACCGGGCATACGCGTCGGACGAGCCCAAGGGCAAGCAGCTGCTGACTGCCGCCGGCCTCGACGGGCTGGAGCTGCCGGTGGTGATCTCCGAGCAGGGCGAGACGCTGGTCCAGCCGACCGACGCCCAGCTGGCTGCGATGCTCGGCCTGGCCACCACCCCGTCGCTGGAGATGTACGACCTGGCCGTCATCGGCGGCGGACCGGCCGGTCTGGCGGCCGCGGTGTACGGCGCGTCCGAGGGGCTGCGCACGGTGCTGATCGAGCGCACCACCACCGGCGGACAGGCGGGCCGCAGCTCGCGGATCGAGAACTACCTGGGCTTCGAGACCGGAATCTCCGGCGCCGAGCTCACCACCTCGGCGCGGCGGCAGGCCGAGCGCTTCGCGGCCGAGGTCATCACCACCCGTGAGGTCGTCGAACTGGATGTCTCGTCGCTGGCCAGTAAGACGCTGACCTTCGACGACGGCCGGAGCATCACCGCACGGTCGGTCATCCTGGCCACCGGCGTCGACTACCGGCATCTGCAGGTCGCCGGGTGCTGGGAGGACCCCGACAGCGTCGGCAACAGCTACGTCGGCAACGGCGTCTTCTACGGCGCCTCGGTGTCGCAGGCCTCCGAATGCGCGGGCGAGGACGTCTACATCGTCGGCGGCGCGAACTCCGCCGGCCAGGCCGCGATGTTCATGTCGCAGCAGGCCAAGTCGGTGACGCTGCTGGTACGCGGCAAGTCGCTCGAGGCGTCGATGTCCTACTACCTGATCCAGCAGATCGAGAACACCCCGAACATCAGCGTCCGGACCTGCACCGAGGTGGTCGACACCTGCGGCGAGGACGGGCACCTGACCGGGCTGTGGCTGGTCAACAACGCCACCGGCGAGCGCGAGCACGTCGAGTCGACGCGCCTGTGCTGTTTCATCGGCGCCACCCCGCGCACCCAGTGGCTGGAGAACGCCGGCATCGCCCGCGACGACCACGGCTTCATCCTCACCGGCCCGGATCTCAAGGACGTCTGCGGCTGGAACCTGGACCGGCCGCCGCACCACTTGGAAACAAGTGTGCCCGGTGTGTTTGTTGCAGGAGATGTCCGCGCTGAATCGGCCAAACGGGTCGCAGCCGCGGTTGGCGAAGGCTCGATGGCAGTGATGCTGGTGCACCGGTATCTGGCCGAGACGTAG
- the rpsK gene encoding 30S ribosomal protein S11, which translates to MAPTKKAGAASKRGKPTRRREKKNVPHGAAHIKSTFNNTIVSITDPQGNVIAWASSGHVGFKGSRKSTPFAAQLAAENAARKAQEHGVKKVDVFVKGPGSGRETAIRSLQAAGLEVGAISDVTPQPHNGCRPPKRRRV; encoded by the coding sequence ATGGCACCCACCAAGAAAGCCGGCGCTGCTTCGAAGCGCGGCAAGCCCACTCGTCGCCGGGAAAAGAAGAACGTCCCGCACGGCGCCGCTCACATCAAGAGCACGTTCAACAACACCATCGTCTCGATCACCGATCCCCAGGGCAACGTCATCGCCTGGGCCTCGTCGGGTCACGTCGGCTTCAAGGGTTCGCGCAAGAGCACCCCGTTCGCCGCGCAGCTCGCCGCCGAGAACGCTGCCCGCAAGGCGCAGGAGCACGGTGTCAAGAAGGTCGACGTCTTCGTGAAGGGCCCGGGTTCGGGCCGCGAGACCGCGATCCGTTCGCTGCAGGCCGCCGGCCTCGAGGTTGGCGCGATTTCCGACGTCACCCCGCAGCCGCACAACGGCTGCCGTCCGCCCAAGCGGCGCCGGGTCTAG
- the rpmJ gene encoding 50S ribosomal protein L36, with translation MKVNPSVKPICDKCRVIRRHGRVMVICSDPRHKQRQG, from the coding sequence GTGAAGGTGAACCCGAGCGTCAAGCCGATCTGCGACAAGTGCAGGGTGATCCGCCGCCACGGCCGGGTCATGGTGATCTGCTCTGACCCGCGGCACAAGCAGCGGCAGGGCTGA
- the rpsM gene encoding 30S ribosomal protein S13 gives MARLMGVDLPRDKRMEIALTYIYGIGRTRSQEILSATGIDRDLRTKDLTDDQVTQLRDYIEGNLKVEGDLRREVQADIRRKIEIGCYQGLRHRRGLPVRGQRTKTNARTRKGPKRTIAGKKKAR, from the coding sequence ATGGCACGCCTCATGGGCGTTGATCTCCCGCGTGACAAGCGCATGGAGATCGCGCTGACCTACATCTACGGCATCGGCCGTACCCGCAGCCAGGAAATCCTGTCTGCCACCGGCATCGACCGGGACCTGCGCACCAAGGACCTCACCGACGACCAGGTGACCCAGCTGCGCGACTACATCGAAGGCAACCTCAAGGTCGAGGGTGACCTGCGCCGCGAGGTGCAGGCCGACATCCGTCGCAAGATCGAGATCGGTTGCTACCAGGGCCTGCGCCACCGTCGTGGCCTGCCCGTGCGTGGCCAGCGCACCAAGACCAACGCGCGTACCCGCAAGGGCCCGAAGCGCACCATCGCCGGCAAGAAGAAGGCCAGGTAA
- a CDS encoding cutinase family protein, producing the protein MTPRSVMTSVRSAVALAGAAASVATGVVAATVAAPADVIGAAAADPCPQVEVIFARGRNERPGVGRVGGAFVDALRAKTPLNVGVYAVNYPANVEIAQGANDISSRIQDMAGRCPDTRLVIGGYSLGAASAAVALTSDNPGWGFNRPLPPGMDSHVAAVALFGNVTHRMGGSNISPIYLDRTIDQCNGADPVCMDGLPQTIAQLQGDWQNHLQDGYIGSGMVNQAADFVAARLAPPPPPAP; encoded by the coding sequence ATGACCCCCCGCTCCGTCATGACGTCCGTCCGGTCTGCCGTCGCCCTGGCCGGCGCGGCAGCATCGGTTGCCACCGGGGTGGTGGCGGCGACGGTCGCAGCCCCCGCAGATGTCATCGGTGCCGCAGCGGCAGACCCGTGCCCGCAGGTCGAGGTGATCTTCGCGCGCGGCCGCAACGAGCGACCGGGCGTCGGCCGCGTGGGCGGCGCATTCGTCGACGCGCTGCGCGCCAAGACACCGCTGAATGTCGGGGTCTACGCGGTGAACTATCCCGCCAACGTCGAAATCGCCCAGGGCGCCAACGACATCAGCTCGCGCATCCAGGACATGGCGGGGCGGTGCCCCGACACCCGGCTGGTGATCGGCGGGTACTCGCTGGGCGCCGCATCGGCGGCCGTGGCATTGACCTCCGACAACCCGGGCTGGGGATTCAACAGGCCGCTGCCGCCGGGGATGGACTCCCATGTCGCCGCGGTGGCGCTGTTCGGCAACGTCACCCACCGGATGGGCGGCTCCAACATCAGCCCGATCTACCTGGATCGCACCATCGACCAGTGCAACGGCGCCGATCCCGTCTGCATGGACGGACTGCCGCAGACCATCGCCCAACTACAGGGCGACTGGCAGAACCACCTGCAGGACGGCTACATCGGGTCCGGCATGGTCAATCAGGCCGCCGATTTCGTCGCCGCCCGCCTGGCCCCGCCCCCACCGCCGGCACCGTGA